aataaataaaaaagcctGTAATGAGTTCAATACTAACTACTCAGTAGAAAGGCCAGGAACTCAATATATTGAACTCTTGCCTGCTGCTGTATCCAGTGCCATCTCTTCTCTCCCCTGTCACTGGCTGCATACATAAggtgtctctcaataacaaaaagCTCCTGAACATACAATGTGAGGATAAGCAGCTGTTCTCTTTTCATGGGCCACCTCTCACCTCTGTGGTCAATATCATCAGTATCACTGTCTGCTTCCTCATCCTCTTCATCCAAAGTTCCCCGAGTCAGGATCAAGTCAGAAGGGTCGAGTGCAGGAGATAAGCTGTCTACAGAGAAAACACCTATGAGTACCATGTAATGAACCTATGCCTCCTCAAAAAGGTGATTTTCAATCCATGAGTAAGTAGGATTATAAACTGGCAGGATGAAAGTAgtcacaataaatataaatgcagaaTCTTACCTCTTCTAAATGTATTGTTAATACCACTTAACATTTCTACAGTGGTTTAGTTCACACAATGTTTCATGAATCTAAAAGGTTCTGTTTTTAAGCTTAAGAAAATTCCTGGTAGTAACATCATTCCTTTTTACTAGCTTCCAGCTTAGAAGAGGCTATAGTTTTTCCTACAAAGACTAAAGACATTTAAGCAGATGCCATGTGCTGGAGAGTCAGGGTAAAAGTGTACAGCACTAAGGAAGTTTCCTGGTGGAAATTTAAGTTCAGGGGGTCTGAAGAGATCAGAGGGTGAAATGACACAGTAAAGGAGCCAGGATATGATtcaagaaaaagagggagggaggaaaacggAAAATCGAATCTATTTTTAGAGCCAAATTCCCTACTCAGGGAAACTGAATAAGGACTAAGTGCCAATCATCAGGAAAACGTCTAATCAAGTAATTCCTGTGAGGGGATTCAGCCTGAGAGAGTTGGGCTCTATGAGAACCTAAAACCATGCTAAGTATCATAGAGCTATGGGAGGACATGACCACTCTCTTCAGGAGCTTGGTTTCAGAGAAATCAGCTGGGGAATAAAGGTGGCCATCAGCAGCAACATCAAGGGACACAAATTTCAACAGGCCTGTGGCCCTGAAAAAGGATGACAACGTGGCATGCTAACAGTCAATGCTTCATTCTGTGTCCAACTATACTTGGGATTTTCCCAAATAACTTCTTGAAAGTCCCCAACCTTTAACAGGTTATCAGAATATGGCAGCAGATTTAATTCACATTTGTTGATTCACATATTCATGAGTGATTCCAAAGAAGCACAGCACACAAATTTATGTTGCTAAGGTGTGCAACAAGGATGGCCAGGCAAGTTCACTTAAATGGTAAACCTAGGCAGTTTCCTGGTAAACCCAGCATTTCCTCCTCCAAGTGGCTTTGTTCTCTACTAAAGATACAGCAATAGCTTTCATCAACAGAACTTCAATCTTTTAAAGGCCAGTCCAGTCCATACCACTCAAAAGTGTGGTTGGGTAGGGGTGCATGTATTCTAAATATGAGCACCAACCTAGAAACCCCTAAGAATCAATGAcaacattaattcaaaaaataaaaaattcaataaagtaGCAGCATAAAAAGACTAACATATGGAAATTAGAAGCCTTCATATACACAAACATAACCAGTTAGAAGATATGGTTCAGAAAATCCCATTTTCAACActaacaaagaagataaaattcttagaaaattttaacaagaaCTATGCAAAAACCACATGAGGAAAACACTCCTGAAAAATCAAGTTACATTTGACAAATATAAACACACTCCTTGCTCTTGGACAGGAAGACTCAACGTGACAGTTGTCAGTTTGCCCTATATTAAAGAACATAATGCAATGTCAATAAAAACACCAAAGAGCTGTTTTAGCAAGCTAAATAAGTTGACGCTAAAGTtcatacagaaaaacaaacagacaggAAGAGCCAGGGAAACAcgacaaaagaaaaataggaaaagggaCTAGCCCTGTcagacattaaaacattttatacagGCTCTACGTAATTATAACAGTGTGGTAAAGACACAGACAATCcagaagaataaaacagaagtcCAGAAATATACCCAAGTACACATGGAACTTTAGTATACGATACAGGTGGCATCTCAGATTGCTGAGGCAAAGGTAGTCTTTTTAAGAAACAGtgtgggggtggctcagtcggtaaagcgtccgacttcagctcaggtcatgatctcgcggtccgtgggttcgcgccccgcatcaggctctgggctgatggctcggagcctggagcctgtttcagattctgtgtctccctctttctctgaccctcccctgttcatgctttctctctgtctcaaaaataaataaatgttggggcgcctgggtggcgcagtcggttaagtgtccaacttcagccaggtcacgatctcacggtccgggagttcgagccccgcatcaggctttgggctgatggctcagagcctggagcctgtttctgattctgtgtctccctctctctctgcccctcccccgttcatgctctgtctctctctgtcccaaaaataaataaatgttgaaaaaaaaaataaataaataaataaataaataaatgttaaaaattttttttttttttaaaaagaaactgtgtgggcgcctgggtggcgcagtcggttaagcgtccgacttcagccaggtcacgatctctcggtctgtgagttcgagccccgcgtcaggctctgggctgatggctcagagcctggagcctgtttccgattcggtgtctccttctctctctgcccctcccccgttcatgctctgtctctctctgtcccaaaaataaataaacgaaaaaaaaaaaaatttaaaaaaaaaaaataaaaaagaaactgtggtacaaatgtttatgaaaaagGTAATAAAGAGCTATACTTCACACTATATCCAGGAATAAACTAAATGGATCAGGGATCTAAATGTAgacactgaggggcacctgagtgggtaagtcgattaagcgtccgacttcggctcaggtcgtgatctcacaactcgggagttcaagccctgcgttgggctctgtgttgacagctcagagcctggagcctgctctggattctgtgtctccatctctctctgccctttccctgctcactcgctctctctctctctctcaaaaataaacattaaaaaaatttttgtaaacacAGACAGTGAAACCATACAAGAACTACAATAAAACATAAGTAAATTCCTCTTTAACACAGTATGGGTAAGGGATTCACAATTACGACACAAAATCCAGATGCAGtaaaagagaaagcaagtaaATTTGActatatcaaaacaaaataaaaactttcgcCTGGCAAAATAACACCATGAAAAGTCAAAAAAACAACTGAtaactgggcgcctgggtggctcagtctgttgagcgacccacttcggctcaggtcatgatcttgcggtttgtgagttcgagccccgtgtcgggctctgtgctgacagcttagagcctggagtctgcttcggattttgtatctcctctctctgccccttccccgctcatgctctgtctctctctgtctcagaaataaacattttaaaaaaacctgacAACTAGGAAGAAAATACTTCCAACTTGCATCACAGAAAAATGGATATTACCCCTATTACATTAATGGGTATTAAAACTAGTGAGTaaacatgtgaaaattaaaaggCTATTCATATGGTCTCAAAGCATCACCCAACAAAATACTtatcataaagggaaaaataactttataatgaaaaaaatctggCAGACACCAACTTAAGCAAgtaatcaaaattaacatcactaGTAATGGGACAAATCTACACTGTGTGCCTCCAGATGTTCTGCGTGGAAAAAACTCAACTTCACTTGTGTAACGTTCTGCCACCTGAATTGAATACTGAGggaacatcagacaaatccaaactgAGCATCATTCTATAAAACATCTGTCCCATACATTTCAGAATTGTCACTGCCACGAAATACAAAAAATGGCTACAGAACTATTCCAAATTAAAGGAGAACAAGAGACtggacaactaaatgcaatgcagATCCAGGATTTTCTCCTGCTACACAGGGCAAACAGCTACCTCTAAATGAGGACTACACGTTAGACAACAGTATCAGtgttaatttcctaatttttagtTAACTATAATGGAGTTCTATAAAATAATACTATTGTTAGGAAATATATGTTAAAGTATTCAAGAACAATATTCAAGAGTAAATCCgtaacttattcttttttttttttttttcaacgtttatttatttttgggacagagagagacagagcatgaacgggggaggggcagagagagagggaaacacagaatcggaaacaggctccaggctccgagccatcagcccagagcccgacgcggggctcgaactcacagaccgcgagatcgtgacctggctgaagtcggacgcttaaccgactgcgccacccaggcgccccagggcgtATTCCgtaacttattcttttttttaaaaatttttttttttcaacgtttatttatttttgggacagagagagacagagcatgaatgggggaggggcagagagagagggagacacagagtcggaaacaggctccaggctctgagccatcagcccagagcccgacgcggggctcgaactcacggaccgcgagatcgtgacctggctgaagtcggacgcttaaccgactgcgccacccaggcgccccccgtaaCTTATTCTTAAATGAGTCCAAaaaaagggaatatatatataatgtataaacattttgtttacaaATACACTTATATGCTTATATGAAATATAACTGCATACctattgagaaagaaagaataaagtaaatgtggtagaacataaacatttttggaaTCTGGTTGAATGGCATATAGCAATTCCTATGCTAACCACACAATTTTTCTGTTAATCTGAAATCAggccaaaataaacagaaaaggaaaaaaaaaaagaggggggtaGAGGGtgaaaagtatttaagaaaatagagaagataTCAAGTATCTtgccaaagcaaagcaaaaactaCCTCAAGAGGAAGAATTCAAAGTCGTATAGTTATATATACAACTTTCAGGAGTTTATCTTTCCaaaccattttatatatatatatatatatatatacacacacaaagtaaatGTGACAGATCAATTGATCTATCTAAAACACCACATTATGTTCAtccttttctctttatctctcttaaATGTGAGTATCTTCCTGCTCAGTGGAAATAAGCATATTCTGCTTTTAGTTCCTAACACCAAGAGACCCCCCATTACCAGTGGCAGTCCCTGTGTCCAAGGCTACGGAGCCCATATCTTGCCGAAGGCATTCCAGTTGTTCTTTCTGTTGCTGGCTCTGTGCACTGGCCTgtacatacagagaaaaatatcCTCATATTAAAAAAGGAGCCCCCGAGTTAGATGCCAGACTTCTAACAGGAGACAATTAAGTATACAAATACTAAAGGCTATTTAGACATTGAGGCAGGTAAGAGATGGCTGATACGGGGACAGAAACACTAAATACCATGGGCCCAGATTAGCACAAATTCAGACTGAAGGGCTCTGCAGACTGATTTAGAGGTTTCAGAAATAGGACACAAAAACACATCAAAAGAACCCTCAAGAAGACACAGCAGTGATAAGGGGCCCTGTGCAGCCAAAGGGGGCAGGCCAAGTAATTATTTGGAATCAACACTGTGAATCACCTCTTTTGTCTTAAAATTCTATAACCAGCCTTTAAATGAGCCTTGGAGAAGTGAAGTAGGGCATAAGAAGTGCTTAGCAAATGTAacagaaaaatcagatttttaaaaactcaaataaagagaaggaaaataattaaggGGCACTTCTGCATCCAGAcagcacacatacacatttactaatttaaaataacaaatacctaaaacatACCCTGATAGccaaaacaaaagcatttatgGCAGAATTATTAGTACATggtttgaagttattttttttagtggCCCAAAATGTACACTAACCCTCCTCTCTTACCAGTGATTTCTTCAGACGTTCATATTCAGGACGATATTCCCTGGAAAGAGAAAACGCTTTCTTAATTCTTTTGCTTATTAATCTGTCCTATCTGCCCTCTATCTTCCTAGGTCTCTGACAATAACAGAAGATCTGACCTCACTGAACATTAGATGTAACAAGTCTCAGTCACTTAGATTCTAACCCTTTGGAATTAAAGTCAAGGTGCTTGTCTCCACCCTGTAACCAGCAAAGATACAAAAGACTGACTGCAGGGCTGGAAAGATGAACTCTGGCATCCATGACTCAggagctcatcttttttttttaagtttttttttttttgtttgtttgttttttttcagtaatcgctacatctgacatggggcttaaactcacaagcccgagatcaagagtcagatgcctacagactgagccagccttGTGCCCCAAGCTCATGCCTCAATTGGGTaaacatttgaaatgaataaaagaaggaaggcCTATTGGGCTCAGGTAGCCCAATATATAATTATGTGGCTAATCTGGGCAACAACAGGATACAGAAAAGACTTCATCCTGAGGCTTTGATAACACACAAAAAGACCCCTTGTCTGatgaatcaaaatcaaaataatgtatataagaACCACCATGTGGTTGTTAGAATCTTGCTAAGTATGAAGCCAAGAGGAACATACTAGTAAGCAGCCAATGATCATGCCAGGAGCCCAAGGAAAGGTGCTCTGATGACACTTTCCTTTAGGTAGACAGAATTCCAGTATTTACCACAATAGTAGTAACAACCATTTATCATGAAGTATGCTTGCTACGTGTCAGCAAGTGTGCTAGGTGCTTCAGATGTATTTTCACaaataatcctcacaacaaccttaacAGTAAGTGCTATTATCCCTGATCTACAAATGATGAAAACTTGCTAAGGCTACTCATTTATTAAGTGGGGGAAACAAATCCAACCCATGCCTGTATGACTCCAAAGTCTATGTtcgtaattctttttttaagtaagctctacgcccagaggggggcttgaactcatgaccctgagatcaagagtcacatgctctactgagccagccaggtgcccctccaaagtCTACATTCTTAATCCAGGGTCAGCCAATGTGGCAAATAGGCCAAATCAAGCCCACTGcgtatttttgtaaataaagccttattggaacacaaccaaaCCCATTTGTTTACAAACTGTCTGTGGACACCTTTGCCCTACAGTGACAGCTGAGCAGTTGCAACAAAGAttgtatggcccacaaagcctaaaatatttactatctggctttttACAAAAAGGTCTGATGATTCTTGCTCTTCATCTTTCAATATAGCGAAGGTCTTatactcctatttttaaaaaagttcatgGGACTTGTTATCCCTAAGTGTACACATACAGATCCAGTACACGTAACACGTGGTAAATAGAATACTTACACTACGAAAACCAAAATGCTTTGCCCGGTAAAACTGCTGTTGTATCAGATTGTGTGTTGCTAAGAATGTCATCTACAGGATTTTCCTTTATCCTCACCTTTCATACTCATCTGCAGCACTGGTGACTTGCATGAAGAGTTCATCTAAGCCTGTACCCAGAACAGCAGACACACCCACCACCTGCCAAAAGCATCATTAATGCCACTGAGGAaataagtgtatatttaaaaaaacattttttatgtttattttatttttgagagacagagacagacagacagacagacatcacaagtgggggaggggcagagagagagagggagacacaggatccaaagcaggctccaggctctgacctgtcagcacagagcctgacgcagagctcgaactcacagactgcgagatcatgatctgagctgaagtcagcactcaaccaacggagccacccaggcaccccacaagtgtacatttttaaatggtatacATTACTTTGTTCGAACGTCATAAAATCTTCACAAAAGTTTAGATACTTCAAGATATCTCTTACAAAGAGTAAagctaaaacaaagcaaaacagcatGCATACTCAAAAACCATGGAAATAAGTCTATGAAAAAGAGAGgactggaaaagaaagagaattagcAGGAACAGTAGGAAGTCTTCTCCACTATTCCCTGTCAATTTCAACCACTGTCTGTTCTCTACAAAAATTAGTATCTCATGTTAATTATCTGATGTTAATTATGTCTTTGCTTGGACAATTACCATACTGCTTGCCACACCTACCCTCTTTTGCTTATATAAATCTTAACCTTCCTTCAAAGCACACCTCTAATGCTATATCCTCCAAAATCCCTCATTTCAAGAGTGATGTGTCCCTCACCAGCATCAGACCCAACCTCTAATCTTTTGTAACGTCCTTACCACAATATATCATGTTTCAATTATGTGTGTAGCCTTCTCTTCAAACTAGACCATACACTCTGAAGGCAGGGTCTTTACCTTActtatcttttttcctctttttttaaaagtaatctctataatcaacatggggctgaaactcatgatcCCAAAATTAAGAtcatatgctctaccaaatgaACCAGCCAGGCTTATTTATCTTTCAAACCACCAGTTTTCAATAAGTAATGCTTTCAATGCTTTTTTATGAAGATAATGAACTTTTCTAAGATATGTTCAAAGCCAGCCCTATGGGTTAAGAGGTTGTCTGAAGGGACTGTCAGTATAAGCAGAAGAGAAAGTTTACCCTAAGTGAGCTGTAGAACTCATCTAACACCAGGCTCATTGAACGAGTGAGGTTACTGACGTATGTAGTCTCTTGATTCAGGGCATCTTGGAAAGCCTCAAAATCTTGCATCCATTCCACTGCAAAGCTGTGATCGATGATGTCAGTCTGTACCAGAAAGAAGTCAACTATCAGCAACCAGAGATGAGTTCAGACATCAAAcgatgctaaaaaaaattttaattaagtgaTAATAACAAAGAACAATTATTCATATAGTTCCTTTCTGTTTCCCCCATTTCCTTCTCCACTACAACAAATCACAAAGAGCCAAGACTGttgtaaataattaaatgaagatAGGTGTTCTCTTGATGGACGCAGACCCTCCACTATCCACAGCCAAGTGACCATGGCCACAGTGGATGCCAGCACATTCTAAGCTCTGAAGTGATACGGTCTTTTAAATACTAGTCATCAACCCTACAACAGGGAAGTTTAGTATCTGTTTTAATTGCTACTTCCACCCCCACGTGCACAGTCACAATTCTGAGGGATAACACACACTATGCTTGAGGGGCTACTCTATCTGGCTTAAAACTACTTTGATGAGAGTCAGtgatacatattcatatattcatataatctGACTGAATCTTCTTCCTAGAAGTGCTCATGACTTTGTTTCCGCTAAGTCTGAATCTGTTCTCCAGCATGTGAAAATCCTTCTCACCTACCCAAACCTTCCATTAACACAAGGTTctgatgaaaaagaaatactgaatcaCAAAAGGAAGGATCCACTTACTTTATTCATAACCACAATGAAAGGCAGCTTGGTTTTGTACAAGATGCTGAAAATCAAACATCAAGACATTAGTAAAAGCACTTAAGTTCTTGCTTGCCTTGTGTCACTCTGTTGGAATGGAGTAAAGAGAAGGGGGATGGGTTCAGACTCTACATACAGGTATCCACTCTTGCAGAGCACTCACATTCTCCTCTCCCAAGAGGaaaaaccatcaccaccatcaagcAAACACCACACACGCTTTCTTGGAGTAATAATGCTTTAATActgattttggtttttgtgtatgttttttgcctggttgtttgtttttaccaaatAATTGTCTTTTAAACAATAAAGATGCAAACAAAAAGTACTGTCATCCGATCTCTATTTCGATTAGCATTTCTTGTGTCTAACTAGAAGGGACATCCCTAGTCACATTAGGAGGCATGAATACTGGCAGTGGCTTCTGTATACTCCCAAAATCAAACTCTCTCAGATTTAATAATGGTTGGCCTTGCTCCTATGTCTAATGCATTCACACACCCGAGTGAGGCATGTCCTTCTGCCTCTAATGACACCATTCCTGGAGCAAACTTGTGCTTTTTGGAATTACAGATGAATCTCTTTGTTCATGATCCCTCATATTATAATTTAACTCTACCTGTCATAACACAGAAAAGGAGCACTTACACCAGGGAACTCTATTCTATTTAGACTTCTTTCATTCAATTGGGAGCAACTACCAGAAACTCCACCTATTTCTGtaacaagcaagggaggaagatAAGTTGCCCATAGAGAATGCCAACACATGTGCCTCTTTTCCCTTCtaacccctccccaactcataacCACTAAACTGAGGAGCAAATTTGGATGAGCACAAATCCAGGTTGGTAAGCACTCAGgactcaaatacaaaaaaaaaaaaagagagagaaggcttcATACCTTGCTGTAATACCATGCCCACCAATAACCAATTACCTGCAGGCATAGAGCATATTGGACATGAAGGTTACTGGGTTGGTACTTCTTGATGTGTCCATGACATAAATGACAACTGTTGGAAATGAAGATGCCTAAAGCCACAAAATAACCACAGCCTTAGTCAAAGGGCTCATA
This sequence is a window from Lynx canadensis isolate LIC74 chromosome A3, mLynCan4.pri.v2, whole genome shotgun sequence. Protein-coding genes within it:
- the GPN1 gene encoding GPN-loop GTPase 1 isoform X2, which encodes MAEPVGEAESQASGGLRPPVCLLVLGMAGSGKTTFVQRLTGHLHSQGSPPYVINLDPAVHEVPFPANIDIRDTVKYKEVMKQYGLGPNGGIVTSLNLFATRFDQVMKFIEKAQNMSKYVLIDTPGQIEVFTWSASGTIITEALASSFPTVVIYVMDTSRSTNPVTFMSNMLYACSILYKTKLPFIVVMNKTDIIDHSFAVEWMQDFEAFQDALNQETTYVSNLTRSMSLVLDEFYSSLRVVGVSAVLGTGLDELFMQVTSAADEYEREYRPEYERLKKSLASAQSQQQKEQLECLRQDMGSVALDTGTATDSLSPALDPSDLILTRGTLDEEDEEADSDTDDIDHRVTEESREEPAFQNFMQESMAQYWKRNNK
- the GPN1 gene encoding GPN-loop GTPase 1 isoform X1, coding for MKYPFLPILVMKFIEKAQNMSKYVLIDTPGQIEVFTWSASGTIITEALASSFPTVVIYVMDTSRSTNPVTFMSNMLYACSILYKTKLPFIVVMNKTDIIDHSFAVEWMQDFEAFQDALNQETTYVSNLTRSMSLVLDEFYSSLRVVGVSAVLGTGLDELFMQVTSAADEYEREYRPEYERLKKSLASAQSQQQKEQLECLRQDMGSVALDTGTATDSLSPALDPSDLILTRGTLDEEDEEADSDTDDIDHRVTEESREEPAFQNFMQESMAQYWKRNNK